Proteins encoded together in one Pseudomonas sp. Seg1 window:
- the asd gene encoding aspartate-semialdehyde dehydrogenase, protein MKRVGLIGWRGMVGSVLMQRMLEEQDFDLIEPVFFTTSNVGGQGPSVGKDIAPLKDAYSIEELKTLDVILTCQGGDYTSEVFPKLREAGWQGYWIDAASSLRMNDDAVIILDPVNRKVIDQQLDAGTKNYIGGNCTVSLMLMGLGGLFEAGLVEWMSAMTYQAASGAGAQNMRELIKQMGATHAAVADQLADPASAILDIDRRVAEAMRSDAYPTENFGVPLAGSLIPWIDKELPNGQSREEWKAQAETNKILGRFKSPIPVDGICVRIGAMRCHSQALTIKLNKDVPIADIEGLISQHNPWVKLVPNQREISMQELSPTKVTGTLNVPVGRLRKLNMGSQFVGAFTVGDQLLWGAAEPLRRMLRILLER, encoded by the coding sequence ATGAAACGTGTAGGTCTGATCGGTTGGCGCGGCATGGTCGGTTCCGTGCTCATGCAGCGGATGCTGGAAGAGCAGGACTTCGATCTAATCGAGCCAGTGTTTTTCACCACTTCCAATGTCGGTGGCCAAGGCCCGTCCGTGGGCAAGGACATTGCTCCGCTCAAGGACGCTTACAGCATTGAAGAGCTGAAGACCCTCGACGTGATCCTGACCTGCCAGGGCGGTGACTACACCAGCGAAGTATTCCCGAAGCTGCGCGAAGCCGGCTGGCAGGGATACTGGATCGACGCGGCCTCGAGCCTGCGGATGAACGATGACGCAGTGATCATTCTCGATCCGGTCAACCGCAAGGTCATCGACCAGCAACTCGACGCGGGCACCAAGAACTACATCGGCGGCAACTGCACCGTCAGCCTGATGCTGATGGGCCTGGGCGGTCTGTTCGAAGCCGGTCTGGTCGAGTGGATGAGCGCCATGACCTATCAGGCGGCTTCCGGTGCCGGCGCGCAGAACATGCGTGAACTGATCAAGCAAATGGGCGCGACCCACGCCGCTGTCGCTGATCAACTGGCCGATCCGGCCAGCGCGATCCTCGACATCGACCGTCGCGTTGCCGAGGCCATGCGCAGCGATGCGTACCCGACCGAAAACTTCGGCGTACCGCTGGCCGGCAGCCTGATCCCGTGGATCGACAAGGAACTGCCGAACGGCCAGAGCCGTGAAGAGTGGAAGGCCCAGGCCGAGACCAACAAGATCCTCGGTCGCTTCAAGAGCCCAATCCCGGTCGACGGCATCTGCGTGCGCATCGGCGCCATGCGTTGCCACAGCCAGGCGCTGACCATCAAGCTGAACAAAGACGTGCCGATCGCCGATATCGAAGGGCTGATCAGCCAGCACAACCCTTGGGTCAAACTGGTGCCGAACCAGCGCGAAATCAGCATGCAGGAGCTGAGCCCGACCAAGGTCACCGGCACCCTGAATGTTCCGGTCGGCCGTCTGCGCAAGCTGAACATGGGTTCACAATTCGTCGGTGCCTTCACCGTCGGCGACCAACTGTTGTGGGGCGCGGCCGAACCGCTGCGTCGCATGCTGCGGATTTTGCTGGAGCGTTGA
- a CDS encoding FimV family protein, with protein sequence MVQVRKLVLAIAAASALSSGMAHALGLGELTLKSTLNQPLVAEIELLDVKDLTAAEVVPSLASPEDFAKAGVDRQAFLNDLTFTPVLNASGKSVLRVTSSKPLSEPMVKFLVQVMWPNGRLLRDYSVLLDPSKFSPQTADAAAQPAPSQTIAAPTTGATHPTQYTTTPRDTLWEIAAKARTGGSVQQTMLAIQALNPDAFIGGNINRLKTGQVLRLPDSVQSTALPQTKAIAEVAAQNEAWRQGRRYVAKPGTGQQQLDATNRGRANTGAAQNTSDNLSLVSAESAKARGKGPAGDAKALSNKLAVTQESLDTTRRDNEELKSRMSDLQSQLDKLQKLIELKNNQLAKMQAEGAGAAPAANAAVAPVPAITAELAATPPATPPATPAEAASPTPESAIAPPVDTPAETPVVEPKPVVDDEKTFNELLTNPILLGLIGGGAVVLLLLLLLLARRRKAQQEAEKHLRMARALSEEQEFSAEQDLPESSFEGLETPAASVKLNTPAPAPAPAPAPIVAPVVMAEPIAAPLVAPAADRSDDVLDKAQSHINAGRLNQAAALLEEGVSLEPQRSDLRLKLMEVYGQQGDRDAFVGQERQLVANGDNFAKVEELKSRFPAMAVVAAAGLAAAAVAAELDAQYVKDLLLDEPEVAEPAPAPVEDDLDSAFDLSLDDLDNITPVTPEPVVEPQAPVELDEFPSDDDLSFESVLQQQTEIKENLDDLSDFDLDLDLGAEPAPAVDLADDDFLLDLDEGVKDLPPVEPPVVADVPQDDLELPADFDLSLADEMDSNPAAEPDAFASELDDVNAELDRLSQSIAEPTFTEADAAIGDDLGEDDFDFLAGTDEAATKLDLAQAYIDMGDNDGARDILNEVLTEGDEKQRGEAKEMLSNLA encoded by the coding sequence ATGGTTCAAGTTCGCAAACTGGTGTTAGCAATAGCGGCCGCCTCGGCGCTGTCCTCCGGTATGGCGCATGCCCTCGGGCTCGGGGAGCTGACCCTGAAGTCGACCCTGAACCAGCCGCTGGTGGCTGAAATCGAGCTGCTCGACGTCAAGGATCTCACCGCTGCCGAAGTGGTGCCGAGCCTGGCTTCCCCTGAAGATTTCGCCAAGGCCGGCGTTGATCGCCAGGCCTTCCTCAACGATCTGACCTTTACCCCGGTGCTCAACGCCAGCGGCAAAAGCGTGCTGCGCGTCACGTCGAGCAAGCCGCTGTCGGAACCGATGGTCAAATTCCTCGTGCAGGTGATGTGGCCCAATGGCCGCCTGCTGCGCGATTACAGTGTGCTGCTGGATCCATCGAAGTTCTCGCCGCAGACCGCTGATGCGGCCGCGCAACCGGCGCCGTCGCAGACTATTGCCGCACCGACCACGGGCGCCACGCACCCGACTCAATACACCACAACGCCTCGCGATACCTTGTGGGAAATCGCCGCGAAGGCGCGCACCGGCGGTTCGGTGCAGCAGACCATGCTGGCGATTCAGGCGCTGAACCCCGATGCGTTTATCGGTGGCAACATCAACCGGCTGAAAACCGGTCAGGTGCTGCGTCTGCCCGATTCGGTGCAAAGCACTGCGCTGCCGCAAACCAAGGCAATCGCTGAAGTCGCGGCGCAGAACGAAGCCTGGCGTCAGGGCCGTCGTTACGTGGCCAAACCTGGCACCGGTCAGCAGCAGCTCGACGCGACCAATCGTGGTCGCGCCAACACCGGCGCCGCGCAGAACACCAGCGACAACCTGAGCCTGGTCTCCGCCGAAAGCGCCAAGGCGCGTGGCAAAGGCCCGGCGGGCGACGCCAAGGCGTTGAGCAACAAATTGGCGGTGACTCAGGAAAGCCTCGACACGACTCGTCGTGACAACGAGGAACTGAAAAGCCGCATGTCCGATCTGCAAAGCCAGTTGGACAAGCTGCAAAAACTGATCGAGCTGAAGAACAATCAACTGGCGAAGATGCAGGCTGAAGGGGCGGGCGCTGCGCCTGCTGCGAATGCCGCTGTTGCACCGGTTCCGGCGATCACCGCTGAACTGGCCGCAACACCGCCAGCAACACCGCCAGCAACGCCGGCAGAAGCGGCCTCGCCGACGCCAGAATCCGCCATTGCGCCGCCGGTCGATACACCCGCTGAAACGCCGGTGGTCGAGCCCAAGCCTGTGGTCGATGACGAGAAGACGTTCAACGAGCTGCTGACCAATCCGATCCTGCTGGGTCTGATCGGCGGCGGTGCAGTGGTTCTGCTGCTCTTGCTGTTGCTGCTGGCCCGTCGTCGCAAAGCACAGCAGGAAGCCGAGAAGCATCTGCGCATGGCTCGCGCCCTGTCTGAAGAGCAAGAATTCTCCGCCGAGCAGGATCTGCCGGAAAGCAGCTTCGAAGGTCTGGAAACCCCGGCCGCCAGCGTCAAGCTCAATACACCGGCTCCTGCGCCAGCACCTGCTCCAGCTCCGATCGTCGCGCCGGTGGTCATGGCTGAACCGATTGCCGCGCCACTGGTGGCCCCGGCCGCCGATCGCTCGGATGACGTGCTGGACAAGGCTCAGTCGCACATCAATGCCGGTCGCTTGAATCAGGCGGCTGCGCTGCTGGAAGAGGGCGTCAGCCTTGAGCCGCAGCGTAGCGATCTGCGCCTGAAGCTGATGGAAGTCTACGGTCAGCAAGGCGATCGCGATGCGTTCGTCGGTCAAGAGCGTCAACTGGTTGCCAACGGCGACAACTTCGCCAAGGTCGAAGAGCTGAAAAGCCGCTTCCCGGCCATGGCTGTTGTGGCTGCTGCCGGTCTGGCTGCCGCTGCTGTCGCTGCCGAGCTGGACGCACAGTACGTCAAGGACTTGCTGCTGGATGAGCCGGAAGTAGCGGAGCCCGCTCCGGCGCCGGTCGAAGATGATCTGGACAGCGCGTTCGACCTGAGTCTGGACGATCTCGACAACATCACCCCGGTCACCCCTGAGCCCGTGGTCGAGCCGCAAGCGCCAGTCGAGCTGGACGAGTTCCCGTCGGACGATGACCTGAGCTTCGAATCGGTGCTGCAACAGCAGACCGAGATCAAAGAAAATCTTGACGATCTGTCGGACTTCGACCTGGATCTGGACCTCGGTGCCGAGCCAGCGCCAGCGGTTGATCTGGCGGACGATGACTTCCTGCTGGATCTGGACGAAGGCGTGAAGGATCTGCCGCCGGTCGAGCCGCCGGTCGTCGCTGACGTGCCGCAGGATGATCTGGAGCTGCCGGCCGACTTCGATCTGTCGCTGGCCGACGAAATGGACAGCAATCCTGCGGCTGAACCTGATGCGTTCGCTTCTGAACTGGATGACGTCAACGCTGAGCTGGATCGTCTGTCGCAAAGCATCGCCGAGCCGACCTTTACTGAAGCTGATGCGGCTATCGGTGATGATCTGGGCGAAGACGATTTTGACTTCCTCGCGGGTACTGACGAAGCCGCCACCAAGCTCGATCTGGCCCAGGCCTACATTGACATGGGCGACAACGACGGCGCGCGCGACATCCTCAACGAAGTGTTGACCGAGGGTGACGAGAAGCAGCGTGGCGAAGCCAAGGAAATGCTTTCGAATCTGGCTTGA
- a CDS encoding phosphoribosylanthranilate isomerase, producing MSAVRSKICGITRIEDALAAVEAGADAIGFVFYAKSPRAVNVQQVRAIIKALPPFVTTVGLFVNASRCELGEILDAVPLDLLQFHGDESAEECEGWHRPYIKALRVKAGDDIAASVDAYPSASGVLLDTYVEGVPGGTGEAFDWSLIPQGLSKPLILAGGLTPENVADAVARVKPYAVDVSGGVEASKGIKDHVKVRAFIDAVRKAPY from the coding sequence ATGTCAGCCGTTCGCAGCAAGATCTGCGGGATTACCCGCATAGAAGATGCGCTGGCAGCCGTCGAAGCCGGGGCTGATGCGATCGGGTTCGTGTTCTACGCCAAGAGTCCGCGTGCGGTAAACGTGCAGCAGGTGCGAGCGATCATCAAGGCGTTGCCGCCGTTTGTGACTACGGTGGGCCTGTTCGTCAACGCCAGTCGCTGTGAGTTGGGCGAGATTCTCGATGCCGTGCCACTGGATCTGTTGCAGTTCCACGGTGATGAATCGGCAGAGGAGTGCGAAGGCTGGCATCGTCCGTACATCAAGGCGCTGCGAGTCAAGGCCGGCGATGACATCGCTGCGTCCGTCGATGCATACCCAAGCGCCAGTGGCGTGCTGCTCGACACTTATGTCGAAGGCGTGCCCGGCGGAACCGGCGAGGCCTTCGACTGGTCTTTGATTCCGCAAGGTTTGAGCAAGCCCTTGATTCTGGCGGGCGGTCTGACCCCGGAAAATGTCGCAGACGCTGTGGCCCGGGTGAAACCCTACGCCGTCGACGTCAGTGGCGGGGTAGAAGCGAGTAAAGGCATCAAGGATCACGTGAAGGTTCGGGCGTTTATCGACGCCGTACGCAAAGCTCCATATTGA
- the accD gene encoding acetyl-CoA carboxylase, carboxyltransferase subunit beta, with protein MSNWLVDKLIPSIMRSEVKKSSVPEGLWHKCPSCEAVLYRPELEKTLDVCPKCNHHMRIGARARIDIFLDAEGRNELGADLEPVDRLKFRDGKKYKDRLTAAQKQTGEKDALISVSGTLLGMPVVVSAFEFSFMGGSMGAIVGERFVRAANYALENRCPMICFAASGGARMQEALISLMQMAKTSAVLARLREEGIPFISVLTDPVYGGVSASLAMLGDVIVGEPKALIGFAGPRVIEQTVREKLPEGFQRSEFLLEHGAIDMIIHRQELRPRLGNLLAQMTGKPTPKFVAAPIEPIVVPPVPANV; from the coding sequence ATGAGCAACTGGTTAGTAGACAAACTGATCCCTTCGATCATGCGTTCGGAGGTCAAGAAGAGCTCGGTGCCTGAAGGTCTGTGGCACAAATGCCCGTCCTGCGAGGCTGTGCTGTACCGTCCGGAGCTGGAAAAGACCCTGGATGTTTGCCCAAAGTGCAACCACCACATGCGCATCGGCGCACGTGCACGCATCGACATCTTCCTCGATGCCGAGGGTCGCAACGAACTGGGCGCCGATCTGGAGCCGGTTGACCGTCTGAAATTCCGCGACGGCAAGAAGTACAAGGATCGCCTGACCGCTGCCCAGAAGCAGACCGGCGAGAAAGATGCGCTGATCTCCGTCAGCGGCACCCTGCTGGGTATGCCGGTGGTGGTTTCAGCGTTCGAATTCAGCTTCATGGGCGGTTCCATGGGCGCCATCGTCGGCGAGCGCTTCGTTCGCGCTGCCAACTACGCGCTGGAAAATCGTTGCCCGATGATCTGCTTTGCCGCTTCCGGCGGTGCGCGCATGCAGGAAGCCCTGATCTCGCTGATGCAGATGGCCAAGACTTCGGCTGTGCTGGCGCGTCTGCGTGAAGAAGGCATTCCGTTCATCTCCGTGCTGACCGACCCGGTCTACGGTGGTGTTTCCGCCAGTCTGGCGATGCTCGGTGACGTGATCGTCGGTGAGCCGAAAGCCCTGATCGGCTTCGCCGGTCCGCGTGTGATCGAGCAGACCGTTCGCGAAAAACTGCCGGAAGGCTTCCAGCGCAGCGAGTTCCTGCTGGAACACGGTGCGATCGACATGATCATCCATCGTCAGGAGCTGCGTCCGCGCCTGGGTAACCTGCTGGCACAAATGACCGGCAAGCCGACGCCGAAATTCGTCGCCGCGCCGATCGAGCCGATCGTCGTTCCGCCGGTGCCTGCCAACGTATGA
- the truA gene encoding tRNA pseudouridine(38-40) synthase TruA, translating to MAPDGFYRVALGVEYKGSRYSGWQRQLTGVATVQEELEKALSKVANSPVSLQCAGRTDAGVHACGQVVHFDTTVDRSLKAWVMGANINLPHDISVSWARVMPAHFHARFKAIARRYRYVIYNDQIRPAHLNEEITWNHRPLDVERMAEAAQYLIGTHDFSAFRAGQCQAKSPIKKMHHLRVTRHGKMIVLDIRANAFLHHMVRNIAGVLMTIGAGERPVEWMKEVLESRERRSGGVTAHPYGLYLVQVEYHDEFPLPERFIGPHFLTGFSELDG from the coding sequence ATGGCGCCCGACGGCTTTTACCGCGTCGCGCTTGGCGTTGAATACAAAGGCTCGCGCTACAGCGGCTGGCAGCGTCAGTTGACCGGCGTAGCCACGGTGCAAGAAGAGCTCGAGAAGGCCTTGTCGAAAGTCGCCAACTCGCCGGTCTCGCTGCAGTGCGCCGGGCGTACCGACGCTGGTGTGCACGCCTGCGGCCAAGTGGTGCATTTCGATACAACGGTTGATCGTTCGCTGAAAGCCTGGGTCATGGGCGCCAATATCAATTTGCCCCACGACATCAGCGTCAGTTGGGCGCGAGTGATGCCGGCGCATTTCCATGCGCGGTTCAAAGCCATCGCCCGGCGTTATCGCTACGTGATCTACAACGATCAGATTCGTCCGGCGCACCTCAACGAAGAAATCACCTGGAACCACCGCCCGCTGGATGTCGAGCGCATGGCCGAGGCCGCGCAATATCTGATCGGGACCCATGATTTCAGCGCCTTCCGTGCCGGTCAGTGCCAGGCCAAGTCACCGATCAAGAAGATGCACCACCTGCGCGTGACCCGCCACGGCAAGATGATCGTGCTCGACATCCGCGCCAACGCTTTTCTGCATCACATGGTGCGCAACATTGCCGGTGTGCTGATGACCATTGGTGCCGGCGAGCGACCGGTCGAGTGGATGAAAGAGGTGCTGGAGAGCCGCGAGCGCCGCTCCGGGGGTGTGACAGCGCATCCTTACGGGTTGTATCTGGTGCAGGTCGAGTATCACGACGAATTCCCGTTGCCCGAGCGTTTTATCGGGCCACATTTCCTTACGGGTTTCTCCGAACTTGACGGCTGA
- the folC gene encoding bifunctional tetrahydrofolate synthase/dihydrofolate synthase, whose translation MIERTLGEWLAYLEQLHPSAIDMGLERSQQVASRMGLGQPAPRVITVTGTNGKGSTCAFVASLLRAQGLSVGVYNSPHLLRYNERVQLNGVEATDAQLCEAFAAVEAGRGETSLTYFEMGTLAAFWLFQQAGLDAVVLEVGLGGRLDTVNVVDADIALVTSIGVDHADYLGDTRESVAFEKAGIFRHGKPALCGDLNPPQPLLDKARELACPFFLRGRDFDLGITDQHWQWRGTDAQGQVVELHDLPLLDLPMENAALALQAYLLLGLPWEAQQIIAALQGTRVVGRLDRRSFEFDGKRLNLLLDVGHNPHAAEYLARRLASRPPVGKRLAVFGLLADKDLDGVIGELNASVEHWAVAPLDSPRARPVAELDAALQNLGASVTSYDSVAAALEGQCAVATSDDEILLFGSFYCVAEALEWLARRSTEEAANGFAG comes from the coding sequence ATGATCGAGCGCACCCTTGGCGAGTGGCTCGCCTACCTGGAGCAGTTGCATCCGTCCGCCATCGACATGGGCCTGGAGCGTTCGCAACAGGTAGCGTCCCGCATGGGGCTGGGCCAGCCGGCGCCTCGGGTGATTACGGTCACCGGCACCAACGGCAAGGGTTCGACCTGCGCGTTCGTGGCTTCATTGCTGCGCGCGCAGGGCCTGAGCGTTGGTGTCTACAATTCCCCGCACCTGCTGCGTTATAACGAGCGGGTGCAGCTCAATGGCGTCGAAGCCACTGACGCGCAGCTGTGCGAAGCCTTTGCTGCGGTCGAGGCCGGGCGCGGCGAAACCTCCCTGACTTACTTCGAAATGGGCACCCTGGCGGCGTTCTGGCTTTTCCAACAAGCCGGACTTGACGCCGTGGTGCTGGAAGTCGGTCTGGGTGGGCGTCTGGACACGGTCAACGTGGTCGATGCCGATATCGCACTGGTTACCAGCATCGGTGTTGATCACGCCGATTATCTGGGTGATACCCGTGAATCCGTGGCTTTCGAGAAAGCCGGGATTTTCCGCCATGGCAAACCGGCCTTGTGTGGTGACCTCAATCCTCCGCAACCGTTGCTCGACAAGGCGCGGGAACTGGCTTGCCCGTTCTTCCTGCGCGGGCGTGATTTCGATCTCGGTATCACCGATCAACATTGGCAGTGGCGCGGTACCGACGCGCAGGGGCAGGTTGTCGAGCTGCACGATTTGCCGCTGCTCGATCTGCCGATGGAAAACGCCGCGCTGGCGTTGCAGGCCTATCTGTTGCTCGGTTTGCCATGGGAGGCGCAACAGATTATTGCGGCTCTGCAGGGGACTCGCGTAGTCGGACGTCTGGATCGCCGTTCGTTCGAATTCGATGGCAAACGCCTGAACCTGCTGCTGGATGTGGGTCATAACCCGCACGCGGCGGAGTATCTGGCCCGCCGTCTGGCCTCGCGACCGCCGGTCGGCAAGCGTCTGGCGGTGTTTGGACTGCTGGCGGACAAGGATCTGGATGGTGTTATCGGCGAATTGAATGCTAGTGTCGAGCACTGGGCCGTAGCGCCGCTGGATTCGCCGCGCGCTCGTCCGGTTGCAGAATTAGACGCTGCATTGCAGAACCTTGGCGCATCGGTCACGTCTTACGACAGTGTTGCCGCCGCTCTGGAAGGGCAGTGTGCAGTAGCAACCAGTGACGACGAGATTCTGTTGTTCGGATCATTTTATTGTGTCGCCGAGGCCCTTGAATGGCTGGCCCGGCGCTCCACGGAGGAAGCGGCAAATGGCTTTGCTGGATAA
- a CDS encoding aspartate-semialdehyde dehydrogenase — MTQTLDIAVIGATGTVGETLVQILEERDFPVGNLHLLASSESAGSSVLFRNKNVRVREVDEFDFSKVKLVFFAAGPAITLSYAARAQAAGCSLIDLSGALPADQAPQVVPEANSDVLAGLKAPFQVSSPSPSAATLAVVLAPLLDLIDLQYVNVTANLAVSAQGREAVTELARQTAELLNMRPLEPTFFDRQMAFNLLAQVGTPDAQGHTLLEKRLVRELRQVLAQPLLKISATCVQAPVFFGDSFSVTLQSAQAVDLEKVNAALEDAPGIELVEAGDYPTAVGDAVGQDVVYVGRVRSGVDDPAELNLWLTSDNVRKGAALNAVQVAELLIKDLL; from the coding sequence ATGACCCAGACCCTAGATATTGCCGTGATCGGCGCCACCGGTACTGTCGGCGAAACCCTCGTACAGATTCTTGAAGAGCGCGACTTCCCGGTCGGCAATCTGCACCTGTTGGCCAGCAGCGAATCCGCCGGCAGTTCGGTGCTGTTCCGCAACAAGAACGTGCGTGTGCGTGAAGTCGACGAGTTCGATTTCAGCAAGGTCAAACTGGTGTTCTTCGCTGCCGGCCCGGCCATCACCCTGAGCTACGCTGCTCGCGCGCAAGCTGCCGGCTGCTCGCTTATCGACTTGTCCGGCGCCTTGCCGGCCGATCAGGCGCCGCAAGTGGTGCCGGAAGCCAATTCCGATGTGCTCGCTGGTTTGAAAGCGCCGTTCCAGGTCAGCAGCCCAAGCCCGTCGGCCGCCACGCTCGCCGTGGTGCTGGCACCGTTGCTCGATCTGATCGACCTGCAATACGTCAACGTCACCGCCAATCTGGCCGTTTCCGCTCAGGGTCGCGAGGCCGTCACCGAACTGGCGCGTCAGACTGCCGAGCTGCTGAACATGCGCCCACTGGAGCCGACATTCTTTGATCGGCAGATGGCCTTCAACCTGCTGGCTCAGGTCGGTACGCCTGACGCGCAAGGCCACACGCTGCTGGAAAAGCGTCTGGTGCGCGAGCTGCGCCAAGTGCTGGCGCAGCCTTTATTAAAGATTTCCGCAACTTGTGTTCAAGCCCCGGTGTTTTTTGGCGATAGCTTTAGCGTGACCTTGCAGTCAGCGCAGGCCGTCGACCTGGAAAAGGTCAACGCCGCACTGGAAGATGCACCCGGTATCGAGCTGGTCGAAGCCGGCGATTATCCGACCGCAGTCGGTGACGCGGTAGGGCAGGACGTTGTCTATGTCGGTCGGGTGCGCAGCGGTGTCGACGACCCGGCGGAACTTAATCTGTGGCTGACGTCAGATAACGTACGCAAAGGCGCCGCCCTTAACGCTGTGCAGGTGGCCGAATTGTTGATAAAAGACCTGCTGTAA
- a CDS encoding class I SAM-dependent methyltransferase, giving the protein MTSTAQHSQVVQKQFGEQAAAYLSSAVHAQGTEFALLQAELAGQGNARLLDLGCGAGHVSFHVAPLVNEVVAYDLSQQMLDVVAAAAVDRGMSNIVTVNGAAERLPFADGEFDFVFSRYSAHHWSDLGVALREVRRVLKPGGVAAFVDVLSPGSPLFDTYLQSVEVLRDTSHVRDYSAGEWLRQVSEAGLHTRSTTRQRLRLEYSSWVERMRTPEVMRAAIRQLQQSMGNEVREYFEIDADGSFSTDVIVLMAER; this is encoded by the coding sequence GTTCACGCTCAAGGCACCGAATTTGCGCTGCTACAGGCCGAACTGGCCGGGCAGGGCAATGCCCGGCTGCTGGATCTGGGGTGCGGCGCCGGCCACGTGAGTTTCCACGTCGCACCGCTGGTCAACGAAGTGGTCGCTTACGACCTGTCGCAGCAAATGCTCGACGTGGTCGCTGCCGCTGCCGTTGATCGCGGCATGAGCAACATTGTCACGGTCAACGGCGCCGCTGAGCGCCTGCCGTTTGCCGACGGTGAGTTCGACTTCGTGTTCAGCCGTTATTCGGCGCATCACTGGAGCGATCTCGGTGTGGCACTGCGCGAAGTGCGCCGGGTGCTGAAACCGGGCGGTGTGGCGGCGTTCGTTGACGTGTTGTCACCGGGCAGCCCGCTGTTCGACACTTACCTGCAAAGCGTCGAAGTGCTGCGCGACACCAGCCATGTGCGCGATTATTCCGCTGGCGAGTGGTTGCGTCAGGTCAGCGAGGCCGGGCTGCATACCCGCAGCACCACGCGGCAGCGTCTGCGCCTGGAGTACAGCAGTTGGGTCGAGCGCATGCGTACACCCGAAGTGATGCGCGCGGCGATCCGCCAGTTGCAGCAGTCGATGGGCAACGAAGTGCGCGAATATTTTGAGATTGATGCCGATGGTTCGTTCAGTACAGATGTAATCGTGCTGATGGCAGAACGCTAA
- the leuB gene encoding 3-isopropylmalate dehydrogenase: protein MSKQILILPGDGIGPEIMAEAVKVLELANDKYSLGFELSHDVIGGAAIDKHGVPLADETLDRARAADAVLLGAVGGPKWDTIERDIRPERGLLKIRAQLGLFGNLRPAILYPQLADASSLKPEIVAGLDILIVRELTGGIYFGAPRGTRTLESGERQAYDTLPYSESEIRRIARVGFDMAMVRGKKLCSVDKANVLASSQLWREVVEQVAKDYPEVELSHMYVDNAAMQLVRAPKQFDVIVTDNLFGDILSDEASMLTGSIGMLPSASLDSNNKGMYEPCHGSAPDIAGKGIANPLATILSVSMMLRYSFNLHDAADAIEKAVSVVLDQGLRTGDIYSAGCTKVGTQEMGDAVVAALRNL, encoded by the coding sequence ATGAGCAAGCAGATTCTGATTCTCCCAGGCGACGGTATTGGTCCGGAAATCATGGCCGAAGCGGTCAAGGTGCTGGAACTGGCAAACGACAAGTACAGCCTGGGCTTCGAGCTGAGCCATGACGTGATCGGTGGCGCCGCCATCGACAAGCACGGCGTGCCGCTGGCCGACGAAACCCTCGACCGTGCCCGCGCCGCCGACGCCGTGCTGCTGGGCGCGGTGGGCGGCCCGAAATGGGACACCATCGAGCGCGATATTCGTCCTGAACGCGGTCTGCTGAAAATCCGTGCGCAATTGGGTCTGTTCGGCAACCTGCGTCCGGCGATTCTCTATCCGCAACTGGCTGACGCTTCGAGCCTGAAGCCGGAAATCGTTGCCGGTCTGGATATCCTGATCGTGCGCGAACTGACCGGCGGCATTTACTTCGGCGCGCCACGCGGCACCCGTACCCTGGAAAGCGGCGAGCGTCAGGCCTACGACACCCTGCCGTACAGCGAAAGCGAAATCCGCCGCATTGCCCGCGTCGGTTTCGACATGGCCATGGTCCGTGGCAAAAAACTCTGCTCGGTGGACAAGGCCAACGTCCTCGCATCCAGCCAGCTGTGGCGTGAAGTGGTCGAGCAAGTGGCGAAAGACTATCCAGAAGTCGAACTGAGTCACATGTACGTCGACAACGCCGCCATGCAACTGGTGCGCGCGCCGAAGCAGTTCGACGTGATCGTCACCGACAACCTGTTCGGCGACATCCTGTCCGACGAAGCGTCGATGCTCACCGGCTCCATTGGCATGCTGCCGTCGGCCTCGCTGGATTCGAACAACAAGGGCATGTATGAGCCTTGCCACGGTTCGGCGCCGGACATCGCCGGCAAAGGCATTGCCAACCCGTTGGCAACGATTCTGTCGGTGTCGATGATGCTGCGTTACAGCTTCAATCTGCACGACGCGGCTGATGCCATCGAGAAGGCGGTCAGCGTGGTGCTTGATCAAGGCTTGCGCACCGGCGACATCTATTCGGCCGGTTGCACCAAAGTCGGTACGCAGGAAATGGGCGACGCAGTAGTCGCCGCGCTGCGGAATCTGTAA